One segment of Clostridia bacterium DNA contains the following:
- a CDS encoding Mrp/NBP35 family ATP-binding protein: MTEVNQIKQVVAVMSGKGGVGKSTLTALLAIALQKKGLRVGILDADITGPSIPKLFGLQQKPEASELGFFPVKSDTGLVIMSINLLLEKEDDPVIWRGPLIAGVIKQFWEEVVWGDLDFLLVDLPPGTGDAPLTVMQSLPLDGVVVVTSPQDLAGMVVRKAIKMAQKMNVSLLGVVENMSYLTCTHCGEKLYPFGKGKIQEFGLPLLGEIPLDPLLSEKGDQGQIEKVNSYQLLALDQFLEQLAEVKNGKTT, encoded by the coding sequence ATGACGGAGGTAAATCAAATTAAACAAGTTGTCGCCGTAATGAGCGGTAAAGGGGGAGTAGGTAAATCTACACTTACCGCTTTGTTAGCTATTGCTTTACAAAAAAAGGGTTTGCGTGTAGGTATTTTGGATGCTGATATTACAGGACCAAGTATCCCCAAGCTTTTTGGCTTACAACAAAAACCGGAGGCTTCAGAATTAGGATTTTTTCCGGTAAAGAGCGATACTGGGTTAGTGATCATGTCAATCAATTTATTATTAGAAAAAGAGGATGATCCTGTTATTTGGCGGGGGCCCTTAATTGCCGGAGTGATTAAACAGTTTTGGGAAGAAGTAGTTTGGGGTGATTTAGATTTCTTGTTAGTTGATTTACCCCCAGGAACTGGGGATGCTCCTTTAACAGTAATGCAGTCTTTGCCTTTAGATGGGGTGGTAGTAGTTACTTCACCACAAGATTTAGCCGGAATGGTAGTACGTAAGGCTATTAAAATGGCCCAGAAAATGAATGTTTCCCTATTAGGAGTTGTGGAAAACATGAGTTATTTAACTTGTACTCATTGTGGTGAAAAACTTTATCCTTTTGGTAAAGGGAAAATTCAAGAATTTGGTCTACCTTTATTAGGTGAAATACCCTTAGATCCCCTTTTAAGTGAAAAAGGAGACCAAGGACAAATCGAAAAGGTGAACAGTTATCAATTATTAGCCTTAGATCAGTTTTTGGAACAGTTGGCGGAGGTTAAAAATGGCAAGACCACCTAA
- a CDS encoding pilus assembly protein TadB encodes MSLGIIIFASLTTFGLLYFGEKIRCDFPKSDCREQVLVDYNFYSLSKGEWLFYFFLGAFCCFFVIYLFYRSFFLACLALPAAIFYPGHRAKIIMVERKKALSLQFKEALYALASSLLAGRSVESAFQQALQDLTLLYPDPQTDIIREFTYIVRCLEMNEPIETVLFDFAQRAHLEDLTNFVDVFVISKRSGGNLVEIMRNTSTLIGDKLQIEQEIETLLAKRKLEQKILNLMPVVMLFLLSISMGDYMVPVFTTLAGRCLMTVAVILLLFAVYLNHKIMFIEV; translated from the coding sequence GTGAGTTTGGGGATCATTATTTTTGCCAGTTTAACAACCTTTGGGCTCCTGTATTTCGGGGAAAAAATTAGGTGTGATTTTCCGAAAAGTGATTGCCGAGAACAGGTTTTGGTTGATTATAATTTTTATTCATTAAGTAAAGGGGAATGGTTATTTTATTTTTTTCTAGGAGCTTTTTGTTGTTTTTTTGTAATTTATTTGTTTTATCGGAGCTTTTTTTTAGCTTGTTTGGCACTGCCTGCAGCTATTTTTTATCCAGGGCACCGGGCTAAAATAATTATGGTAGAACGAAAAAAGGCCTTAAGTTTACAGTTTAAGGAAGCTCTTTATGCTTTGGCTTCTTCTCTGCTAGCTGGTCGTTCCGTAGAATCTGCCTTTCAACAGGCTTTACAAGATCTGACTTTGCTTTATCCTGATCCCCAAACAGATATTATTCGTGAATTTACTTATATTGTGCGCTGTTTGGAAATGAATGAACCTATAGAAACTGTTTTATTTGATTTTGCTCAAAGGGCTCATTTGGAGGATTTGACTAATTTTGTAGATGTTTTTGTGATTAGTAAAAGGAGTGGTGGGAATTTGGTAGAGATTATGCGTAATACTAGTACTTTGATTGGTGATAAATTGCAGATTGAACAGGAAATAGAAACCTTATTGGCTAAACGGAAATTGGAACAAAAAATTTTAAATTTAATGCCTGTAGTAATGCTCTTTTTGTTGTCAATTTCCATGGGAGATTATATGGTGCCGGTATTTACTACTTTGGCTGGCCGCTGTTTAATGACAGTAGCTGTAATTCTTTTGTTATTTGCTGTTTATTTAAATCATAAAATTATGTTTATTGAGGTGTAA
- a CDS encoding P-loop NTPase has translation MRIAIASGKGGTGKTTIATNLAYYLHKKQTVVLIDCDVEEPNCHLFLKPDWDFTYQATSPLPQIEQAKCTLCGKCSDFCHFGALSCLEDKILLFPELCHGCGGCTLICPFQAITEGQKDLGVIKSGQAKQIKLIQGHLNIGEPMAPPLIKQIKEKAPSGELIILDCPAGTSCPLIESLKNCDFVFLITEPTPFGLHDLKIVVEVVRDLNLPFAVGINRATLGDQAVKQYCRQEKIPIILEIPHERKIATAYSEGKLLLKQFPEYEKLFSPLLTSIREVINSCQN, from the coding sequence ATGCGAATTGCTATTGCTAGTGGTAAAGGGGGTACAGGCAAAACTACCATTGCCACCAATTTAGCCTATTATCTGCATAAAAAACAAACAGTGGTTTTGATTGACTGTGATGTAGAAGAACCAAACTGTCATTTGTTTCTAAAACCCGACTGGGATTTTACTTACCAAGCCACTAGCCCCTTACCCCAAATTGAACAAGCAAAATGTACACTTTGCGGCAAATGTAGTGATTTTTGTCACTTTGGAGCCCTATCCTGTTTAGAGGATAAAATACTACTTTTCCCTGAACTTTGTCATGGCTGTGGGGGCTGTACCCTAATTTGTCCTTTCCAAGCAATTACCGAAGGCCAAAAAGACTTGGGAGTAATTAAAAGTGGGCAGGCTAAACAAATCAAACTAATTCAAGGACATTTAAATATTGGAGAACCTATGGCTCCTCCTTTAATTAAACAAATAAAAGAAAAAGCACCTAGTGGAGAGCTAATCATTCTTGATTGCCCAGCTGGTACCTCATGCCCCTTAATCGAATCCTTAAAAAACTGTGATTTTGTTTTTCTAATTACTGAACCTACCCCTTTTGGTCTCCATGATTTAAAAATTGTGGTAGAAGTGGTACGTGATTTAAACCTCCCATTTGCTGTAGGTATTAATCGTGCTACTTTAGGTGATCAAGCTGTTAAACAATATTGTCGACAAGAAAAAATACCTATTATCCTGGAAATTCCCCATGAACGCAAAATTGCCACAGCCTATTCAGAAGGGAAACTTTTACTAAAACAATTTCCGGAATATGAAAAACTTTTCTCCCCTTTGTTAACCTCTATCAGGGAGGTGATTAATTCATGCCAGAATTAA
- a CDS encoding phospholipase, whose protein sequence is MIWIKRIIYIILSIIVLVSIYGVFKPLPRGLAYEGEVRAVDQVEFIYDLTYEREGQVVHQQNILARILQIIAEAEEFIVLDMFLFNDDYNSSEEFPHFTAELTEALCAKKRANPDAQIIVITDEINTFYGSYLPEHLQELKGKGIEVIFTDLNQLRDSNPFYAGFWNTFLRWSGTMGQGRLPNIFSNEAPRVTLRSFLKMLNFKANHRKILITENEALITSANVHDASAYHSNIAFVVSGEIIADFLAIEEAVASLSGTTLAINWQKEVEESEVELMVLAWPEQVASKQVVLLTEKKIKEHLLEMLKEAEQGDSLWMGMFYLADRQVIKGLLQAAWRGVDIRLILDANKDAFGLEKIGIPNRPAADELLKEAGGNLKIRWYRTQGEQFHTKLVFLKGRCQSTILGGSANLTRRNLNNYNLEADLKIVADNESFLVKDLENYFQRLWYNVEGVYTVDVEEYRESALWKRLVYLIQEMTGLSSF, encoded by the coding sequence ATGATCTGGATAAAAAGAATTATCTACATAATATTAAGTATAATAGTTTTAGTCTCAATTTACGGTGTTTTTAAACCTTTACCGCGGGGTTTAGCTTATGAAGGGGAAGTTCGAGCTGTAGACCAAGTCGAATTTATTTATGATTTGACTTATGAACGGGAGGGACAAGTCGTCCATCAGCAAAATATTTTAGCTAGGATATTGCAAATTATTGCCGAAGCGGAAGAGTTTATTGTTTTAGACATGTTTTTATTTAATGATGATTATAATTCTTCTGAGGAATTCCCTCATTTCACAGCTGAGTTAACTGAAGCATTATGTGCCAAGAAACGTGCTAATCCAGATGCCCAAATCATTGTTATTACTGATGAAATCAATACTTTTTATGGTAGTTATTTACCTGAACATCTTCAGGAACTAAAGGGAAAAGGTATTGAAGTAATTTTTACGGATTTGAATCAGCTCAGAGATTCTAATCCTTTTTATGCTGGTTTTTGGAATACTTTTTTACGTTGGTCGGGGACTATGGGCCAAGGACGTTTACCCAACATTTTTTCTAATGAGGCACCGCGGGTAACGTTACGCAGTTTTTTAAAAATGCTTAATTTTAAAGCCAATCATCGTAAAATATTGATTACGGAAAATGAGGCTTTAATTACTTCAGCTAATGTTCATGATGCTAGTGCTTATCATTCCAATATTGCTTTTGTGGTTTCCGGTGAAATTATTGCCGATTTTTTAGCTATTGAAGAAGCAGTAGCTTCTTTGAGTGGTACAACTTTGGCGATTAATTGGCAAAAGGAAGTAGAAGAATCTGAGGTAGAACTAATGGTTTTGGCTTGGCCGGAGCAGGTGGCTAGTAAACAAGTGGTTTTACTTACGGAAAAAAAGATAAAAGAACATTTACTGGAAATGTTAAAAGAAGCTGAACAAGGGGATTCCCTATGGATGGGTATGTTTTATTTAGCTGACCGCCAAGTAATTAAAGGTTTATTACAGGCTGCTTGGCGGGGTGTAGATATTCGTTTAATTTTAGATGCGAATAAGGATGCTTTTGGTTTGGAAAAAATAGGTATTCCCAATCGTCCAGCTGCTGATGAATTACTAAAAGAGGCTGGGGGAAATCTAAAAATAAGATGGTATCGTACACAAGGGGAACAATTTCATACTAAATTAGTATTTTTGAAAGGCAGATGCCAAAGTACTATTTTAGGTGGTTCAGCTAATTTAACCCGTCGTAATTTAAATAATTATAATTTAGAAGCTGATTTAAAAATTGTTGCTGATAATGAAAGTTTCTTAGTCAAAGATTTGGAAAACTATTTTCAGCGTCTTTGGTATAATGTAGAAGGTGTTTATACTGTGGATGTGGAGGAATATCGGGAAAGTGCACTTTGGAAACGATTGGTTTATTTAATTCAGGAAATGACTGGTTTGTCTTCATTCTAA
- a CDS encoding type II secretion system F family protein has product MGLVLILSLGYFLLYRRAKLKYHGWAEELAKKEFPLRKNFLLMGHFFLQKINYTYKTSYDRKLAHQLAELYGVEKAYFYLQVHWANKIGYLLLMIFFIIFLQVLAGGDPYLLFLGVLVLAAIFGGLDYELKKMTSSRRLRICLDFPDFLNQLILLLNAGLTISNAWQKIVHHNQKESPLYREVRQVGYELEQNKTLTVALEDFARRCRVPEITRFTAVLLQNLKKGNAELVPVLRLQANECWLMRKNTAQRLGEEASTKLLLPMMLMLIAILLIVAAPAILALRNLG; this is encoded by the coding sequence ATGGGGTTGGTTTTAATACTTTCTCTGGGCTATTTTTTATTATATCGAAGAGCCAAGCTAAAGTATCATGGTTGGGCTGAGGAATTGGCTAAAAAGGAATTCCCTTTACGAAAAAACTTTTTACTAATGGGTCATTTTTTTTTACAAAAGATAAATTATACTTATAAAACATCTTATGATCGTAAATTAGCCCATCAATTGGCAGAATTATATGGTGTGGAAAAAGCTTACTTTTATTTACAAGTTCATTGGGCTAATAAAATTGGTTATTTATTGTTAATGATTTTTTTTATTATTTTTTTACAAGTATTAGCTGGAGGAGATCCTTATTTGTTGTTCTTGGGTGTCTTGGTTCTGGCCGCCATTTTTGGGGGCTTGGATTATGAACTTAAGAAAATGACAAGTAGTAGGAGATTAAGAATCTGTTTGGATTTTCCGGATTTCCTTAATCAATTAATTTTATTGTTGAATGCTGGTTTAACAATTTCTAATGCTTGGCAAAAGATTGTCCACCATAATCAAAAAGAAAGTCCATTATATCGGGAAGTAAGACAGGTTGGTTATGAATTGGAGCAAAACAAAACATTGACAGTGGCTTTGGAAGATTTTGCCCGACGCTGTAGGGTACCGGAAATAACTCGTTTTACGGCTGTACTTTTACAGAATTTAAAAAAAGGTAATGCTGAATTGGTACCTGTATTAAGATTGCAGGCTAATGAATGTTGGTTAATGAGAAAGAATACAGCACAGCGTCTTGGTGAAGAGGCTTCTACAAAACTATTATTACCAATGATGTTAATGTTGATAGCTATTCTTTTAATTGTTGCTGCTCCGGCTATTTTGGCTTTAAGAAATTTAGGATAG
- a CDS encoding P-loop NTPase yields MPELIILSGKGGTGKTSITAALASIFNSLVLADCDVDAADLHLLLQPQIIEQIEFWSGQTALLDSSKCNQCGLCRELCRFDAISANYLLDEIYCEGCGVCAAFCPTKAIKMTTNLAGELFISQTKFGPFIHAHLKTGEENSGKLVAEVRKKASQKAKKEHLSFVLIDGPPGIGCPAIASLSGAKYALIVTEPTLSGLHDLKRVIELTAHFQVKSFICINKTDINKKQAAAIKKYCAARDLKIVGQIPYDEMFTQAQIAGKNILEYAPNSEVSQAIKKMAEQLIKLTHEE; encoded by the coding sequence ATGCCAGAATTAATTATTCTTAGTGGTAAAGGGGGTACAGGCAAAACAAGTATTACCGCTGCCCTAGCTTCTATCTTTAACTCTTTAGTTCTAGCCGACTGTGATGTTGATGCCGCCGACTTACACCTTCTTTTACAACCACAAATAATAGAACAAATAGAATTTTGGAGTGGGCAAACCGCCCTTCTAGATTCTTCAAAATGCAATCAGTGCGGACTTTGCCGTGAACTTTGTCGTTTTGATGCTATCTCAGCTAATTATCTCCTTGATGAAATTTACTGTGAAGGCTGCGGTGTATGTGCCGCTTTTTGTCCGACAAAAGCAATCAAAATGACTACCAATTTAGCTGGGGAACTTTTTATCTCTCAAACTAAATTTGGACCCTTTATTCACGCTCATTTAAAAACCGGTGAAGAAAACTCCGGTAAATTAGTAGCTGAAGTAAGAAAAAAAGCCAGCCAAAAAGCAAAAAAAGAGCACTTATCTTTTGTGCTCATCGATGGACCACCTGGTATCGGCTGTCCGGCCATTGCCTCCCTATCAGGGGCAAAATATGCATTAATTGTTACCGAACCTACATTATCCGGTCTGCACGATCTAAAAAGAGTAATTGAATTAACCGCACATTTTCAAGTAAAATCTTTTATCTGTATCAATAAAACAGATATTAATAAAAAACAAGCAGCAGCTATTAAAAAATATTGTGCTGCTCGAGACCTAAAAATTGTGGGCCAAATTCCTTATGATGAAATGTTTACCCAGGCTCAAATTGCCGGAAAAAACATTTTAGAATATGCCCCAAACAGTGAAGTCTCCCAAGCCATAAAAAAAATGGCTGAGCAATTAATTAAATTAACCCATGAGGAGTGA
- a CDS encoding CpaF family protein, whose product MVMLERELVEDIQNRVRKNIDLQRELSDQAVKDVITETVFAKSKEKYLSVTVKQELINYVFNAMRRLDIIQPLLDDPEITEIMVNGPENIFVEKAGCLQKLPLAFSSKEKLEDVIQTIVAKVNRTVNEASPLVDARLKDGSRVNVVLEPIALNGPILTIRKFPEKPLTMEDLIAGGTISEEAAAFLARLVRAKYNLFISGGTSSGKTTFLNVLSNFIPANERIVTLEDSAELQISGVKNIVRLETRNANPEGKGEISMCDLIKSSLRMRPDRIIVGEVRGREALDMLQAMNTGHDGSLSTGHANSSLDMLSRLETMVLMAAPFPLAAIRRQIAAALDVIIHLSRLRDQKRCVMEISEVKGLRDGEIELNPLFVLCENKGSGLERTKEPFINQGKLLLAEGNEA is encoded by the coding sequence ATAGTTATGCTTGAGCGGGAATTGGTTGAGGATATTCAAAATAGGGTACGGAAAAATATTGATTTACAAAGGGAATTATCTGACCAGGCTGTTAAAGATGTAATTACGGAAACCGTTTTTGCTAAAAGCAAGGAAAAATATTTAAGTGTTACTGTAAAACAAGAATTAATAAATTATGTTTTTAATGCGATGCGTCGTTTGGATATTATTCAGCCTTTACTTGATGATCCGGAAATTACGGAAATTATGGTAAATGGACCTGAAAATATTTTTGTGGAAAAAGCAGGCTGTTTGCAAAAATTACCTTTAGCTTTTAGTAGTAAGGAAAAATTAGAGGATGTTATTCAGACTATAGTTGCTAAGGTGAATCGAACTGTTAATGAGGCTTCACCTTTAGTTGATGCACGCTTGAAAGATGGTTCGCGGGTTAATGTTGTTTTAGAACCTATTGCTTTAAATGGACCTATTTTGACCATTAGAAAATTTCCGGAAAAGCCGTTAACTATGGAAGATTTGATTGCTGGGGGAACAATTAGTGAGGAAGCTGCTGCTTTTTTGGCACGTTTGGTACGGGCTAAATATAATTTGTTTATTTCGGGGGGAACTAGTTCGGGGAAAACTACATTTTTAAATGTTCTTTCTAATTTTATTCCGGCTAATGAAAGAATTGTTACTTTAGAGGATTCGGCTGAATTACAAATTAGTGGGGTTAAAAACATTGTTCGTTTGGAAACTAGAAATGCCAATCCGGAAGGTAAAGGTGAAATTAGTATGTGTGATCTAATTAAGTCCTCTTTGCGGATGCGTCCCGACCGTATTATTGTAGGTGAAGTACGGGGTAGGGAAGCTTTGGACATGCTTCAAGCTATGAATACAGGTCATGATGGTTCTTTATCTACAGGACATGCCAATTCTTCTTTGGATATGTTAAGTAGATTAGAAACAATGGTTTTAATGGCTGCACCTTTTCCATTGGCCGCCATACGGCGGCAAATAGCTGCGGCCCTTGATGTGATTATTCATTTAAGCAGATTAAGGGATCAGAAAAGGTGTGTTATGGAAATTAGTGAGGTTAAAGGTTTGCGTGATGGTGAAATAGAGTTGAATCCCTTATTTGTCTTATGTGAAAACAAGGGGAGTGGTTTAGAAAGAACTAAAGAACCCTTTATAAATCAAGGAAAATTGCTTTTGGCTGAAGGGAATGAAGCATAG
- a CDS encoding ATPase encodes MKIALPLTGEQLSLHFGHCTTFAFFTINPQTKEIIKQETLTPPPHEPGVFPIWLKEQAVDLIIAGGLGQRAQGLFAEQGIQVIYGVPTATPETIVNNFLKGNLKPGKNICDH; translated from the coding sequence ATGAAAATTGCTTTACCTTTAACCGGGGAACAATTAAGTTTACATTTTGGTCATTGTACTACGTTTGCTTTTTTCACGATTAATCCCCAAACAAAAGAAATTATTAAACAGGAAACACTTACCCCACCACCTCACGAACCAGGTGTTTTTCCCATCTGGCTAAAAGAACAGGCAGTTGATTTAATTATTGCTGGTGGTCTTGGGCAGAGAGCCCAAGGTCTATTTGCAGAACAGGGAATTCAAGTAATTTACGGTGTCCCAACAGCCACCCCTGAAACAATAGTTAATAATTTTTTGAAAGGTAATTTAAAACCAGGAAAAAATATTTGTGATCACTAA
- a CDS encoding MATE family efflux transporter: protein MSMKRVTDFTEGSIPRHLIIFALPMFLGNLLQAFYNIIDSIWVGRFLGHQAFAAISVSFPVIFVLIALIIGITMGTTTLVGQYYGAKKNELVSKTISNSLLLLLVFGSIISLAGVIFSRRILLFINAPLDVLDMAADYLKIFSSGLLGMFLYNGISGILRGLGDSRTPLKFLFYATILNLILDPFFIFGLGPFPRLEVRGAALATIIAQGISALISLRYLFVTSGLVKIKSEFWKIDFKIVKLIFKIGLPAGLQHVFISLSSLLVSSIVNSFGSTIVAGFGAGATIDQFAFMPAMSLGMAVSSLVAQNLGAGKNERVQESVYWSSLITLIITLLISLAAFFIPQLLLFPFTTDPGVIAAGSRYLHYLSFAYIPMALMFTLGGVLRGAGDTFIAMLFTLISLWTIRIPLARYLSQIPTLGIEGVWIGIAVSPLIGLLLNYLYYRSQRWKKSIVNETN from the coding sequence ATGTCAATGAAAAGAGTCACAGATTTTACTGAAGGAAGTATACCGCGTCATCTTATTATTTTTGCTTTACCAATGTTTTTAGGTAATCTCTTACAAGCTTTTTATAATATTATAGATAGTATTTGGGTAGGCAGATTTTTGGGGCATCAAGCCTTTGCTGCCATTTCGGTAAGCTTTCCCGTTATTTTTGTTCTAATTGCCTTAATAATAGGAATTACTATGGGTACAACTACTTTAGTAGGCCAATATTATGGAGCCAAAAAAAATGAACTGGTTAGTAAAACTATTAGTAATTCACTACTTTTATTACTTGTTTTCGGCAGCATAATTTCTCTGGCGGGAGTAATTTTTAGCCGCCGTATTCTACTTTTTATCAATGCACCTCTTGATGTTTTAGATATGGCCGCAGATTATTTAAAAATATTTAGCAGTGGCCTCCTAGGTATGTTTCTTTATAATGGTATTAGTGGAATTTTAAGAGGACTGGGCGATTCCCGTACACCCCTTAAATTCCTTTTTTATGCTACCATTCTTAATTTAATTTTAGATCCCTTTTTTATTTTCGGTTTAGGCCCTTTTCCCCGTTTGGAAGTTAGAGGAGCCGCTTTAGCCACCATTATTGCCCAAGGCATCTCTGCCCTAATTTCCTTGAGATATCTTTTTGTAACTTCCGGTCTAGTCAAGATTAAAAGCGAATTTTGGAAAATAGACTTTAAAATCGTCAAATTAATTTTTAAAATTGGTTTACCAGCTGGCCTACAGCATGTCTTTATTTCCTTAAGTTCACTCCTAGTCAGTTCCATTGTCAACAGTTTTGGCAGTACCATTGTCGCCGGTTTTGGTGCTGGAGCAACCATTGATCAATTTGCCTTTATGCCAGCAATGAGTCTCGGTATGGCTGTTTCCTCTTTGGTAGCCCAAAATTTAGGTGCTGGTAAAAATGAACGTGTCCAGGAATCTGTTTATTGGAGTTCCTTAATCACACTAATCATCACCCTCCTTATTTCCCTGGCCGCCTTTTTTATACCCCAACTATTACTTTTCCCTTTTACCACCGATCCAGGTGTCATTGCTGCAGGTTCCCGTTATTTACATTACCTTAGTTTTGCCTATATTCCCATGGCTTTAATGTTTACCCTAGGCGGAGTTTTACGCGGTGCTGGTGATACCTTTATTGCCATGCTTTTTACCCTAATATCCCTTTGGACCATTCGAATTCCTCTGGCACGCTATCTTTCCCAAATTCCCACTTTAGGTATCGAAGGTGTTTGGATCGGTATTGCCGTCAGTCCTCTTATCGGACTTTTACTTAACTACCTTTACTACCGTTCCCAACGCTGGAAAAAATCAATTGTTAATGAAACAAACTAA
- a CDS encoding dinitrogenase iron-molybdenum cofactor biosynthesis protein, with the protein MKIAISTTGPDLKSLSESRFGRAKSFLLYDLETDTYSILENEQNYALPQGAGVQTARHLIQSKVKVVISGHVGPKALETLKAGKVKIYLTSPRTISEILEDYKQDLLEEI; encoded by the coding sequence ATGAAAATTGCCATCAGCACTACTGGTCCCGACCTAAAAAGTTTAAGCGAATCACGCTTTGGACGGGCAAAAAGTTTTTTACTTTATGATCTAGAAACAGATACTTATAGTATTCTCGAAAACGAGCAAAATTATGCCTTACCACAAGGAGCAGGTGTACAAACCGCTAGACATCTTATTCAATCCAAAGTTAAAGTAGTAATTAGTGGTCATGTAGGACCCAAAGCCTTAGAAACTTTAAAAGCGGGAAAAGTAAAAATTTATTTAACTTCTCCTCGAACCATTAGCGAAATTCTTGAAGACTACAAACAAGATTTATTAGAAGAAATTTAA
- a CDS encoding DUF134 domain-containing protein, producing MARPPKLRRVEYKPEYTYFKPAGVPKRELEEIILHVEEIEAIRLRDVEDLEQEACAQRMHISRPTFQRVLSSARKKIATSLLEGKALRIEGGHYRLARRHFRCRKCAADLKIGYGRYREIACPRCGGKLEKI from the coding sequence ATGGCAAGACCACCTAAATTACGCCGTGTGGAATATAAGCCGGAATATACCTATTTTAAACCAGCTGGAGTTCCCAAGCGTGAATTGGAGGAAATAATTTTACATGTTGAAGAAATAGAGGCTATTCGCCTTAGAGATGTGGAGGATTTGGAACAGGAAGCTTGTGCCCAAAGAATGCATATTTCTCGTCCTACTTTTCAACGGGTTTTAAGTAGTGCTCGTAAAAAAATTGCCACCTCTCTTTTAGAGGGCAAAGCCCTGCGAATTGAGGGTGGACATTATCGTTTAGCTAGACGTCATTTTCGCTGTCGAAAATGTGCGGCAGATTTAAAAATTGGTTATGGTCGTTATCGTGAAATAGCTTGCCCCCGCTGTGGGGGGAAATTGGAAAAAATTTAG
- a CDS encoding DUF5320 domain-containing protein, whose protein sequence is MPGFDGTGPVGRGPRSGRGWGYCPPGIGLRRGLGFRRGFGMRRPRVLDEREYLEENVLYLEDLKADIEAELAEIKALLKREKREDD, encoded by the coding sequence ATGCCAGGTTTTGATGGAACAGGTCCGGTAGGTCGCGGACCGAGAAGTGGTAGAGGTTGGGGATATTGTCCTCCCGGTATTGGTTTACGGCGTGGTTTAGGTTTCCGTAGAGGTTTTGGTATGAGAAGGCCTAGAGTTTTAGATGAGCGAGAATACTTGGAGGAAAATGTTCTTTATCTCGAAGATTTAAAGGCTGATATTGAAGCAGAATTAGCAGAAATTAAGGCCTTGCTCAAAAGGGAAAAAAGAGAGGATGACTAA